A single region of the Granulicella aggregans genome encodes:
- the lptB gene encoding LPS export ABC transporter ATP-binding protein, whose protein sequence is MRRLVTEEIGKSYGGREVVRGVSLEIQQGEVVGLLGPNGAGKTTSFYMIVGLVRPDAGRVLCDDKDISKLPMYLRARNYGISYLPQEPSIFRKLTAEENILAVLEAQPLSWESRRIRTDRLIEQMNLGHVRKTRGYALSGGERRRVEIARCLCIEPAFILLDEPFSGIDPIAVLDLQEIIFGLKKSGIGVLITDHNVRETLSVTDRAYIIAEGKIFRTGTPGELGRDPEVKRIYLGESFSMD, encoded by the coding sequence ATGCGGAGACTGGTTACAGAAGAGATTGGCAAGTCCTACGGCGGGCGCGAGGTCGTACGCGGGGTAAGCCTGGAGATCCAGCAGGGCGAAGTGGTGGGCCTGCTGGGGCCGAACGGCGCGGGCAAGACGACGAGTTTCTACATGATCGTGGGGCTGGTGCGGCCGGACGCGGGACGGGTCCTTTGCGACGACAAGGACATCAGTAAACTGCCCATGTATCTGCGGGCGCGGAACTACGGCATAAGCTATCTGCCGCAGGAGCCGTCGATCTTTCGCAAGCTGACGGCCGAGGAGAATATCCTTGCCGTGCTGGAGGCGCAGCCGCTGAGCTGGGAGAGCCGCCGCATCCGCACCGATCGTCTGATCGAGCAGATGAACCTGGGCCACGTCCGCAAGACGCGTGGATATGCGCTGAGCGGAGGCGAGCGCAGGCGCGTCGAGATCGCCCGATGTCTCTGCATAGAGCCCGCGTTCATCCTGCTCGACGAGCCGTTCTCGGGTATCGACCCCATCGCTGTGCTGGACCTGCAGGAGATCATCTTCGGGCTGAAGAAGAGTGGCATCGGGGTGCTCATCACAGACCATAATGTCCGCGAGACGCTCTCGGTCACCGACCGGGCGTACATCATCGCAGAGGGCAAGATCTTCCGCACTGGAACTCCCGGCGAGCTAGGCCGTGACCCCGAGGTGAAGCGGATCTATCTGGGCGAGAGCTTTTCGATGGATTAG
- a CDS encoding LptA/OstA family protein, with amino-acid sequence MRTSVERLRIGLLVGAGLLVLVIAAFLGYARYRVGRVIADLPGKMGATITREANGITFSQSDGKRTIFTIHAAKEMQHSDGKLTLHDVSMILYGHSGDRADRISGDDFEYDTKAQVVTAIGVVHLDLDASAPAGDPNSDARKHLAGPSESKHDDAPLGSHVIHVKTSGLVYTKQTGVATTDQALEFAFGGYTGHAVGAEYNSTSGHVVLQSAVTLSGLDKGRPIALQSSHGELDRVARRADFKDARYSSAGQVAQADMAQVHLREDNSVERIDCINNVALQDGVQGKMSSQRAEISLDATNKPKTALLTGGATFHQDGPLRTADGESERANLEFDGQGHLDHVVMQGRVKTVESVRTSAAGTLGSTSRVLTSDALELWLASLGEGKRPEVRDVKATGSVQMATLESSTAGAGGRVGAVARSFRGDLLTAHMVPVNGSPEISTVHGSGHTVIEQKGVDGILQKSTGDTLDATFHQVAGAGGKTISELASAVQQGGVAIERTVPSKVAGAAADVQHATAQKASFDAATNHLTLTGDVAMNDPGRQILAAKVVIAQGSGDATADGGVKVTYQQAGSAEPAHVLAARAELTRSAGKAIFYGRSSSGAGVARLWQAGTGGRGGSQVEAPVLVFEETGGNEKDKSHRESRLTARAETAGAQGMVHAVLAEGNASKSPKPAAQSVKASSNGVARIVSSEMVYSDLERRVDFTGGVRMVDGTGEVKAQSAVVYLAPAAPASQLPSQTAAGHAATADGLLGGKLERIVAIHQIELTQPGRKATGERLIYTASDQMFVLTGTPSAPPRVVDAVQGSTTGAALRFHSGDNNVVVSGVDGEAPARKVETETRVKQ; translated from the coding sequence ATGCGCACCTCAGTAGAACGATTGCGAATAGGGTTGCTGGTGGGCGCGGGCCTGTTGGTTCTGGTGATCGCTGCGTTCCTGGGATACGCGCGCTATCGCGTGGGCCGCGTCATCGCGGACCTGCCGGGCAAGATGGGCGCGACGATTACCCGGGAAGCGAATGGGATTACGTTCTCGCAGTCCGATGGCAAGCGAACGATCTTCACCATTCACGCCGCCAAGGAGATGCAGCACAGCGATGGAAAGCTGACTTTGCACGACGTCAGCATGATCCTCTACGGCCATAGCGGCGACCGCGCGGACCGAATCTCCGGGGATGACTTCGAGTACGACACCAAGGCGCAAGTGGTTACTGCGATAGGCGTGGTGCATCTTGACCTCGACGCCTCGGCTCCCGCGGGCGATCCCAACAGCGACGCCCGGAAGCACCTCGCTGGGCCTTCCGAGTCGAAACACGACGACGCGCCGCTGGGCAGTCATGTGATTCATGTGAAGACCAGTGGCCTGGTCTACACCAAGCAGACCGGAGTTGCGACGACCGACCAGGCGCTGGAGTTTGCATTCGGCGGATACACGGGACATGCGGTTGGCGCGGAGTACAACTCGACGTCCGGTCACGTCGTACTGCAGTCGGCGGTCACCCTCAGTGGCTTGGATAAGGGCCGTCCCATAGCGTTGCAGTCCTCTCATGGAGAACTTGACCGGGTCGCTCGGAGAGCAGACTTCAAGGATGCGCGTTATAGCTCTGCGGGGCAGGTGGCGCAGGCCGATATGGCTCAGGTTCATCTCCGGGAGGACAACAGCGTCGAGCGGATCGACTGCATCAACAACGTGGCGCTTCAGGATGGCGTGCAAGGAAAAATGAGCTCCCAACGCGCCGAGATCTCACTTGACGCAACGAACAAGCCCAAGACTGCACTGCTCACTGGGGGCGCGACGTTCCATCAGGACGGGCCGCTGCGGACGGCGGATGGCGAGTCGGAGCGCGCGAACCTGGAGTTCGATGGGCAGGGACACCTGGATCATGTTGTGATGCAGGGACGCGTGAAGACCGTGGAAAGTGTGCGGACCTCGGCCGCAGGAACACTTGGCAGCACCTCGAGGGTGTTGACGAGCGATGCGCTCGAACTATGGCTGGCTTCTCTGGGCGAAGGCAAGCGACCGGAGGTCAGGGACGTAAAGGCGACTGGTTCCGTGCAGATGGCTACTCTCGAATCTTCGACTGCCGGAGCTGGAGGCCGGGTCGGCGCGGTTGCACGAAGCTTCCGGGGCGACCTGCTCACGGCGCATATGGTGCCGGTCAACGGAAGCCCGGAGATCTCTACGGTGCACGGCAGCGGGCACACGGTGATCGAGCAGAAGGGCGTCGACGGCATCCTTCAGAAGAGCACCGGCGATACGCTGGACGCGACGTTCCACCAGGTCGCAGGAGCTGGCGGGAAAACTATATCCGAGCTTGCGAGCGCGGTGCAGCAGGGTGGTGTTGCGATCGAGCGCACTGTTCCCTCGAAGGTTGCCGGAGCGGCTGCCGACGTGCAGCATGCTACGGCGCAGAAGGCCAGCTTCGATGCGGCGACGAATCACCTGACGCTTACGGGCGATGTCGCGATGAACGATCCAGGCCGGCAGATTCTGGCGGCGAAGGTGGTGATCGCCCAGGGATCGGGAGACGCGACGGCTGATGGTGGGGTGAAGGTGACCTATCAGCAGGCGGGATCGGCCGAACCGGCGCATGTGCTGGCAGCGCGGGCCGAGTTGACCCGTTCTGCGGGCAAAGCGATCTTTTATGGGCGCAGTTCATCGGGTGCGGGAGTTGCGCGCCTGTGGCAGGCCGGAACCGGTGGCCGGGGGGGATCACAGGTTGAAGCGCCTGTGCTGGTCTTCGAAGAGACAGGCGGGAATGAGAAAGACAAGTCGCACAGGGAGAGCCGCTTGACGGCGCGGGCGGAGACTGCGGGCGCTCAGGGTATGGTTCACGCGGTTCTTGCCGAAGGCAACGCCAGCAAGAGTCCAAAACCTGCAGCACAATCGGTTAAGGCTTCGAGCAACGGCGTGGCGCGGATCGTGAGTAGTGAGATGGTCTACTCGGACTTGGAGAGACGTGTGGACTTTACCGGCGGCGTCAGGATGGTCGATGGTACGGGCGAGGTGAAGGCGCAATCAGCCGTAGTCTATCTTGCCCCTGCAGCGCCGGCTTCCCAGTTGCCTTCCCAGACCGCCGCCGGCCATGCTGCCACTGCGGACGGACTGTTGGGAGGCAAGCTGGAACGGATCGTAGCGATCCACCAGATTGAGTTGACCCAGCCGGGTCGAAAGGCCACGGGAGAGCGTCTTATCTACACGGCGAGCGACCAGATGTTCGTGCTGACGGGAACTCCCTCCGCCCCGCCGCGGGTGGTGGATGCGGTGCAGGGCTCGACGACAGGAGCGGCACTGCGGTTTCATTCAGGGGACAATAACGTCGTGGTCTCCGGGGTGGATGGCGAAGCTCCGGCGCGCAAGGTGGAGACGGAGACGAGGGTGAAACAGTAG
- the glyS gene encoding glycine--tRNA ligase subunit beta, which translates to MSEFLFEIGLEEVPARMIASAEAELARRVTALLERERLTAAGAVVKSYSTPRRLAVLASHVAAKQEDLAEEMLGPSAKIAYKDGVATPAAVAFAKKAGVAVEALKTVETPKGEYLAATSLKPGRTAAEVIAEGLPKELAGIYWAKNMYWRPGKPERFVRPVRWMVALLDGAIVPVEFAGYTAANVTYGHRVLAGADAIPLAAPAHYLGTLEKAFVLADVEARRHKIRKALDHVCRTLPDTRWREDHELVDKMTHLTEWPSVIAGSFDPEYLTLPEEVLVTVMRDHQNYFAVESADGKLAPHFLAVLNTVATAEGEAVIRHGNERVLRARFNDARFFWEFDQRVPLVERVELLKNVTFQKDLGSYAAKTDRVVALCGRLATMLTSRGVDLNYNGLKDAASLAKTDLTTDLVKEFTELQGIVGGLYAKAQGFSQATSDAIYDQYRPVSMDAPVPRTVEGSVLAIADKADSIAGMFGLGLDPTGSKDPFALRRAANGIVKILAESGLPLTLSEVAAATGAEAAVVEKIVAFFAERLEFYLREARGQAYDVVAAVLAVGAVDVRDVIARSEALTAVRGREDFLAVSEAFKRMNNILDQAKEKGYSTKVGIRLQTVPAEDDLKNASTLVGDRLLQFIGQRDYVPAFQLISTLRPQVDQYFESVMVMDPDPDVRSSRLFILDLIVNDIRKIADLSKIVVAG; encoded by the coding sequence ATGTCTGAATTTCTATTTGAGATTGGTCTTGAAGAAGTTCCCGCCCGGATGATCGCGTCTGCGGAAGCCGAGCTTGCGCGCCGTGTGACTGCGCTGCTCGAACGTGAGCGCTTGACCGCCGCTGGTGCCGTGGTGAAGAGTTATTCGACGCCTCGCCGGCTTGCGGTGCTGGCGTCGCACGTTGCGGCGAAGCAGGAGGATCTGGCCGAAGAGATGCTTGGTCCTTCGGCGAAGATCGCCTACAAAGACGGTGTAGCAACCCCGGCTGCGGTGGCCTTCGCAAAGAAGGCTGGAGTTGCGGTCGAGGCATTGAAGACGGTCGAGACGCCGAAGGGCGAGTACCTTGCTGCGACCTCGCTAAAGCCCGGACGCACGGCGGCGGAGGTGATCGCCGAAGGGCTGCCGAAGGAGCTTGCGGGCATCTATTGGGCGAAGAACATGTACTGGCGGCCGGGCAAGCCGGAACGATTCGTGCGGCCGGTGCGCTGGATGGTGGCGCTCCTCGATGGTGCGATTGTGCCGGTGGAGTTTGCTGGGTATACGGCGGCCAATGTGACGTATGGCCATCGTGTGCTGGCGGGAGCGGACGCGATCCCGCTTGCGGCTCCGGCGCACTATTTAGGAACTCTGGAGAAGGCTTTCGTCCTCGCAGATGTCGAGGCGCGCCGGCACAAGATTCGTAAGGCGCTCGACCATGTCTGCCGCACACTGCCGGACACACGCTGGCGCGAAGATCACGAACTGGTCGATAAGATGACCCACCTGACCGAGTGGCCTAGCGTCATCGCGGGCAGCTTCGATCCCGAGTACCTGACGCTGCCGGAGGAAGTTCTGGTCACCGTGATGCGTGACCACCAGAACTACTTCGCTGTTGAGTCGGCAGACGGTAAGCTGGCACCTCACTTTCTCGCTGTGTTGAATACGGTCGCGACCGCTGAAGGCGAGGCGGTCATCCGGCATGGCAATGAGCGCGTGCTGCGGGCGCGGTTCAACGATGCAAGGTTCTTCTGGGAGTTTGATCAGCGTGTGCCGCTCGTGGAACGGGTTGAGCTGCTGAAGAACGTCACTTTCCAGAAGGATCTTGGTAGCTACGCCGCAAAGACGGATCGCGTTGTCGCTCTATGCGGTCGTCTGGCGACGATGCTAACGTCTCGTGGCGTTGACTTGAACTACAACGGTCTCAAGGATGCCGCCTCGCTTGCGAAGACCGACCTGACCACGGATCTGGTGAAGGAGTTCACCGAGCTGCAGGGAATCGTTGGCGGGCTCTATGCGAAGGCGCAGGGCTTCTCCCAGGCGACAAGCGATGCGATCTACGATCAGTACCGGCCGGTGTCGATGGACGCCCCTGTGCCCCGGACGGTTGAGGGCAGCGTGCTCGCGATCGCGGATAAAGCAGATTCGATCGCGGGTATGTTCGGGCTAGGGCTGGATCCTACGGGATCGAAGGACCCATTTGCGCTAAGACGGGCAGCGAATGGGATCGTCAAGATCCTGGCGGAGAGTGGGTTGCCGCTTACGCTATCAGAAGTGGCTGCCGCTACCGGTGCGGAGGCAGCGGTCGTCGAGAAGATTGTGGCTTTCTTTGCGGAGCGGTTGGAGTTTTATCTGCGCGAGGCGCGGGGACAGGCTTACGACGTCGTCGCAGCGGTATTAGCGGTTGGGGCGGTTGATGTGCGAGACGTTATTGCTCGCTCTGAGGCGCTGACGGCGGTGCGTGGTAGAGAGGATTTTCTTGCGGTGAGCGAGGCGTTCAAGAGGATGAATAATATCTTGGATCAAGCGAAAGAGAAGGGTTACAGCACAAAAGTAGGTATCCGCCTTCAGACGGTTCCGGCAGAAGACGATCTGAAGAACGCATCTACGCTGGTCGGCGATCGACTTCTCCAATTCATAGGGCAGCGAGATTACGTTCCTGCATTTCAACTGATTTCGACGTTGCGGCCCCAGGTCGACCAATACTTTGAATCTGTAATGGTCATGGATCCTGATCCAGACGTCAGAAGCAGCCGCTTATTCATACTTGATCTGATCGTCAACGATATTCGTAAAATCGCGGACTTATCCAAGATCGTGGTCGCGGGATAA
- a CDS encoding glycine--tRNA ligase subunit alpha: MSAIVENKSALTFQELLFTLQKFWADQGCVLQQPYDVEVGAGTMSPDTFLRVLGPKPVRIAYAQPSRRPADGRYGENPNRLFKHTQLQVILKPPPVRIQELYLESLEAIGIDLSEHDIKFEEDNWEWPVGGAWGVGWQVMLDGLEISQFTYFQQCGGMDLDPICGEITYGLERIAGFLQDVDSIYDIVWAVEPDTGKKVTYGDMRLPEEEQYSAYGFDYANVASLWAHLDLYEKECLGLLEQAKLLDTDETADALKIKRFPVLGAYELALKCSHLFNLLDARGAISVTERVGVMARIRNLVVGVAKAYAAQGQSLAEKAT; encoded by the coding sequence ATGAGTGCAATCGTTGAAAATAAGAGTGCTCTGACATTCCAGGAGCTGTTGTTTACGCTACAAAAGTTCTGGGCAGACCAGGGCTGCGTGCTGCAGCAGCCTTACGATGTTGAAGTAGGCGCGGGCACGATGTCGCCCGATACCTTCCTGCGAGTTCTAGGCCCAAAGCCGGTGCGGATCGCCTATGCGCAGCCCTCGCGGCGGCCCGCCGATGGGCGCTACGGTGAGAACCCGAACCGGCTCTTCAAACATACGCAGTTGCAGGTGATTCTGAAGCCACCACCGGTGCGGATCCAGGAGCTTTATCTGGAGTCTTTGGAGGCGATCGGGATCGACCTGAGCGAGCACGACATCAAGTTCGAAGAGGACAACTGGGAGTGGCCGGTGGGCGGTGCCTGGGGTGTCGGCTGGCAGGTGATGCTCGATGGCCTGGAGATCTCGCAGTTCACCTACTTTCAGCAGTGCGGCGGCATGGACCTCGACCCCATCTGCGGAGAGATTACGTATGGGCTCGAGCGCATCGCCGGCTTCCTCCAGGATGTCGACTCGATCTACGACATCGTATGGGCGGTTGAGCCGGACACAGGTAAAAAAGTGACCTATGGCGACATGCGGCTGCCGGAAGAGGAGCAGTATTCGGCGTATGGGTTCGACTACGCGAATGTGGCCTCGTTGTGGGCGCATTTGGACCTCTACGAGAAGGAGTGCCTGGGGCTGCTGGAGCAGGCGAAGCTGCTCGATACGGACGAGACCGCCGACGCGTTGAAGATCAAGCGATTTCCGGTGTTGGGAGCCTATGAGCTGGCGCTAAAGTGTTCGCACCTGTTCAATCTGCTCGATGCCCGGGGAGCGATCTCTGTGACCGAGAGGGTGGGCGTGATGGCGCGGATTCGCAACCTGGTAGTGGGCGTGGCCAAAGCGTATGCGGCGCAGGGTCAATCGCTCGCCGAGAAAGCCACCTAA
- the recO gene encoding DNA repair protein RecO gives MIQRVGEAIVLRSWPFLEADLIVSLFTREQGRVKGVARHAMRSRRRFGGALEPMTYVRATYAERPKQELMRLDAFEILSSPLSRPVDYARTAALQLVAEVIEEALPEQAPEDAVFRLALSVMEEMQVDRIWLPVTYFALWMNRLMGWMPELGHCVVCGEYLRGQTLHYSATSDGITCADDRRPGAVALSAGSAALAERIFRAPLSTFRGEEFPKTCAADLRRFAIELLERHLERRLASARTLERIRAEKI, from the coding sequence ATGATCCAGAGAGTGGGCGAGGCGATTGTGCTGCGAAGCTGGCCCTTCCTGGAGGCGGACCTGATCGTGAGCCTGTTTACCCGCGAGCAAGGGCGGGTGAAGGGCGTCGCTCGCCACGCGATGCGGTCGCGGCGGCGCTTTGGCGGGGCGCTGGAGCCGATGACGTATGTTCGGGCGACTTACGCTGAACGCCCCAAACAGGAGTTGATGCGGCTCGACGCGTTCGAGATACTTTCGTCGCCCCTGTCGAGACCGGTGGACTACGCACGCACAGCGGCCCTGCAACTGGTGGCGGAGGTGATCGAAGAGGCGCTTCCGGAGCAGGCCCCGGAGGATGCCGTCTTTCGGCTTGCGCTCTCCGTAATGGAGGAGATGCAGGTGGACAGGATCTGGCTGCCGGTGACCTACTTTGCGCTTTGGATGAATCGTCTGATGGGATGGATGCCGGAGCTGGGACATTGTGTCGTGTGCGGCGAATACCTGCGCGGACAGACGTTGCACTATTCAGCGACGAGCGATGGCATCACGTGCGCGGACGATCGCAGGCCGGGGGCGGTTGCGCTCTCGGCGGGATCGGCTGCGCTGGCGGAGAGAATCTTCCGCGCTCCGCTCAGCACGTTTCGTGGGGAAGAGTTCCCAAAGACTTGTGCAGCCGACCTGCGGCGGTTTGCGATCGAGTTGCTGGAGCGTCATCTGGAGCGACGGCTTGCGAGCGCGCGGACGCTGGAGAGGATAAGGGCGGAGAAGATTTGA
- a CDS encoding indolepyruvate ferredoxin oxidoreductase subunit alpha, which yields MAYVIAEPCIGTKDSACVDACPVDCIHPKKDEAGYGESDQLFIDPVECIDCGACVPVCPVSAIYAGDDLPEKWADFQTKNAEHFGR from the coding sequence ATGGCATACGTAATCGCAGAACCGTGCATTGGAACGAAGGACTCGGCTTGTGTCGATGCGTGTCCGGTAGACTGCATCCACCCCAAGAAGGATGAGGCCGGCTACGGCGAATCCGACCAACTTTTCATCGACCCGGTCGAGTGCATCGATTGCGGCGCGTGCGTTCCCGTTTGCCCGGTCTCGGCGATCTACGCTGGTGACGATCTCCCGGAGAAGTGGGCCGACTTCCAGACCAAGAACGCAGAACACTTCGGACGCTAA
- a CDS encoding inositol monophosphatase family protein: MRKFEFAHIGEGIARQAGALLRGFYEKGVTAEYKGDVDLVTEADRASEQLIVSKLKTAFPAHGIYGEEGTRDRLESEYRWYVDPLDGTTNFAHGFPSFCVILGLEHRPLGLSDEADGEIVAGVIYDPLRDEMFVAEKGRGAWLNGRQIKVSKVATLAESLTATGFPSQKRHENPNVHFYQQITLRSHGVRRAGSAGLDLAYVACGRLDGYWEFKLNPWDTSAGVLLVEEAGGTITHFDGGKFTLDSREVLATNGLIFPEMKHIFTEMFAGRDLERIPTPAEFAAKRAQATK; the protein is encoded by the coding sequence ATGAGGAAGTTTGAGTTTGCGCACATTGGTGAGGGAATCGCTCGTCAGGCCGGGGCGCTGTTGCGCGGGTTCTATGAGAAGGGCGTGACCGCCGAGTACAAGGGCGATGTCGACCTGGTGACCGAGGCCGACCGAGCTAGCGAGCAGTTGATCGTCTCGAAGCTGAAGACGGCGTTTCCGGCGCATGGGATCTATGGCGAAGAGGGCACGCGCGACCGGCTGGAGAGCGAGTACCGCTGGTACGTCGATCCGCTGGATGGGACGACCAACTTCGCGCACGGATTTCCCTCTTTCTGCGTGATTCTGGGGCTGGAGCACCGGCCGCTGGGGCTGTCTGACGAAGCCGATGGCGAGATCGTTGCTGGCGTGATCTATGACCCGCTGCGCGACGAGATGTTCGTTGCGGAAAAAGGCCGCGGAGCATGGCTGAACGGACGGCAGATCAAGGTGTCGAAGGTCGCGACGCTGGCGGAGTCGCTGACCGCGACCGGATTCCCAAGCCAGAAACGCCACGAGAATCCGAACGTTCATTTTTATCAGCAGATCACGCTTCGATCGCACGGTGTTCGGCGCGCGGGTTCTGCCGGGCTCGACTTGGCGTATGTTGCGTGCGGACGGCTTGATGGCTATTGGGAGTTCAAGCTGAATCCGTGGGACACCTCCGCCGGAGTTCTTCTGGTCGAAGAGGCGGGCGGAACGATCACGCACTTCGACGGTGGAAAGTTCACGCTGGACAGCCGCGAGGTGCTGGCGACGAATGGCCTCATCTTCCCGGAGATGAAGCACATCTTCACCGAGATGTTCGCCGGACGGGATCTGGAGCGGATACCGACTCCTGCGGAGTTTGCCGCGAAGAGGGCGCAGGCGACGAAGTAG
- a CDS encoding DUF1810 domain-containing protein has translation MTQVTMADDDPYKLKRFLDAQKGIYERVTSELRAGRKASHWMWFIFPQIRGLGHTETSILFAIASLPEAEAYLSHPVLGPRLHQCCELLMQIDGRSASQIFGSPDDLKLRSSMTLFAQADSKSALFQSVLNRYFQGTPDQRTLELLEAK, from the coding sequence ATGACGCAGGTGACTATGGCGGATGACGACCCCTACAAACTCAAACGATTCCTCGACGCCCAGAAGGGAATCTACGAGCGCGTGACGAGCGAGCTTCGCGCCGGCCGGAAGGCAAGCCACTGGATGTGGTTCATCTTTCCGCAGATTCGCGGTCTGGGGCATACAGAGACGTCGATTTTGTTCGCAATAGCATCTCTGCCGGAGGCCGAAGCTTACCTTAGCCATCCCGTGCTCGGACCAAGGCTGCATCAATGTTGTGAACTTCTCATGCAGATTGATGGAAGGTCCGCCAGCCAGATCTTCGGTTCGCCCGACGATCTTAAGCTCAGGTCATCGATGACCCTCTTCGCCCAGGCAGACTCTAAGAGCGCCTTGTTCCAATCCGTCTTGAATCGATACTTCCAAGGAACGCCCGACCAGCGCACACTGGAACTGCTCGAAGCAAAGTAG
- a CDS encoding VWA domain-containing protein — protein MKSLAMMMAMGLLAGQGSQAPIERRDPVQTLKVQTRLVNIPMNVEDVHGAPIAGLTADDFSLAEDGKPQKIALFERSTTTPLSIVLAIDASESVLRDENLERSAAKHFVKALLREQDELDLMDFSDTVREIVPFTNDQKRIDAGLGNLERGDATALYDAIYLASERLAETHTEVLAKKKGSRSSTTGVGDGDSAALRRRVIVLITDGTDTVKGSRYTQAMEQAQRAGAMVYSLIIVPVYADAGRNTGGEHALIQMAEDTGGKYYYVSDPRDLEPALRRVSDDLRTQYLLGYYAPPRDQERDADVKLHSVQVKLKDAELTGKSELRYRKTYYDDGR, from the coding sequence ATGAAGTCGCTGGCGATGATGATGGCAATGGGTCTGCTGGCGGGGCAAGGCAGCCAGGCCCCGATAGAACGGCGGGACCCCGTCCAGACGTTGAAGGTACAGACCCGGCTTGTGAACATTCCTATGAACGTCGAGGATGTTCACGGTGCGCCGATTGCCGGACTGACGGCGGACGACTTCTCGCTGGCCGAGGACGGGAAACCGCAGAAGATTGCGTTGTTCGAGCGCTCGACGACGACTCCGCTGTCGATTGTGTTGGCCATCGACGCCAGTGAGAGTGTGCTGCGCGACGAGAACCTCGAGCGCAGCGCAGCGAAGCACTTCGTCAAGGCGTTGCTGCGGGAACAGGACGAGCTCGACCTGATGGACTTCTCCGACACGGTGCGCGAGATTGTTCCGTTCACCAATGATCAGAAGCGCATCGATGCCGGGCTGGGGAACCTCGAGCGTGGAGACGCGACGGCGCTCTACGACGCGATCTATCTTGCATCGGAGCGGCTGGCGGAGACCCATACGGAAGTTCTGGCCAAGAAGAAGGGCAGCCGCTCCTCCACGACAGGCGTTGGCGACGGTGATTCGGCTGCACTCCGTCGCCGGGTGATCGTGCTCATCACCGACGGCACGGATACGGTGAAGGGCTCGCGTTACACGCAGGCGATGGAGCAGGCGCAACGCGCAGGCGCGATGGTTTACTCGTTGATTATCGTGCCGGTCTATGCGGATGCCGGACGGAACACTGGCGGCGAACACGCGTTGATCCAGATGGCCGAAGATACGGGCGGCAAGTACTACTACGTCTCCGACCCGCGCGACCTGGAGCCGGCGTTGCGGCGAGTTTCAGACGATCTGCGGACGCAGTACCTGCTGGGCTACTACGCTCCACCGCGGGACCAAGAGCGGGACGCGGACGTGAAGCTGCATTCGGTACAGGTGAAGCTGAAAGATGCGGAGCTGACAGGGAAGAGCGAGTTGCGGTATCGGAAGACTTATTACGATGATGGGCGGTAG
- a CDS encoding molybdenum cofactor biosynthesis protein, which translates to MAVRIDVLYFGVLKDVAGCERESLELGDGSTVADAVRLLRARASNGSDVTWNSLAVAVNREYAGPETVVQDGDEVAFLPPVSGGAGVKVALQREKIDREETAASLKAGEDGALVVFDGIVRNNTRGRKTMYLVYEAYEEMALQQMHSLASDALSKFAVRDVAIVHRLGKLEIGESSVLIAVASAHRGAAFEACRWVIDTLKKTVPIWKKEHFVDGAVWADGEPFPEEIVSGVAAAQR; encoded by the coding sequence GTGGCTGTGAGAATCGATGTGTTGTATTTCGGAGTGTTGAAGGACGTGGCCGGTTGTGAGCGGGAATCGCTGGAGCTTGGTGATGGCAGCACCGTGGCTGATGCGGTTCGCCTTCTGCGGGCCCGCGCGTCTAACGGGAGTGATGTTACTTGGAACTCATTGGCGGTCGCGGTGAACCGGGAGTATGCCGGACCTGAGACCGTGGTGCAGGATGGTGACGAAGTCGCCTTCCTGCCGCCGGTCAGTGGAGGAGCGGGAGTGAAGGTCGCGCTGCAGCGGGAGAAGATCGACAGGGAAGAGACTGCCGCGTCTCTGAAGGCGGGCGAAGATGGAGCGCTCGTGGTCTTCGACGGTATTGTTCGCAACAACACGCGCGGACGCAAGACGATGTACCTCGTCTACGAGGCGTATGAAGAGATGGCGCTCCAGCAGATGCACAGTCTGGCGAGCGATGCTCTCAGTAAGTTCGCGGTAAGAGATGTTGCTATTGTTCACCGGCTGGGCAAACTGGAGATCGGCGAGAGCAGCGTGCTGATCGCGGTGGCTTCGGCCCATCGCGGGGCGGCGTTCGAGGCCTGCCGGTGGGTCATCGACACGCTCAAGAAGACCGTGCCGATCTGGAAGAAGGAGCACTTCGTCGACGGCGCGGTATGGGCCGATGGCGAGCCGTTTCCTGAAGAGATTGTCAGCGGCGTAGCGGCGGCGCAGAGATGA